The Salvelinus fontinalis isolate EN_2023a chromosome 9, ASM2944872v1, whole genome shotgun sequence genome has a window encoding:
- the nlrc5 gene encoding NLR family, CARD domain containing 5 isoform X3: MEAEEDVQTVLTQETHELADILGYQDDALLAILYEMMDSRARERLMRPASHRERILELLSYFRTADPAICRQFLQMVCMHCDMPMRLESRLMSVAGSVTSDPWTTPARETLSLCDPEEVIENNSHTLVDEYIPSQGWCVKRPRIDHVESYKAAVRRFLLQRWERVMQGVVTEVRLEEAWVSLRHRTHVRPRDRADGALSPSEILQGDEGTVEDRVTVHALLGSEAQVTLLLGQAGSGKTLLMHCLGQKWTQGAFPSFHLLILLEFRQLNLVARPLSLKELLFRFFLPPEGGEEECTAVLDFILENPEKICLIFDGYDEFHTKITHSGKLSSPFDPLCPLPMAELISGLCSCRILPGCTLLITCRPRDVTDLESSVDCIGELLGFNQRSVKEYAEQYFQDKGLNLKEKAVSYLLANHHLLTMCYLPALCHICCVCLDHIFSSGGSQLLPQLPNTLTQVYLQILCAFLSRCPGSSTPLLQSHRAEVTLLGRLAMRGLEGSKIVFLSEEVPPDLVYFATKAGLLSQVDLTHEDGSKGQGYTFMHLTMQEFLGALHIMTSEDITEAQLRKKFNVKTRWTTKSDPKTVFTDSLHLYVCGLAAPACSSYLLQLVRGVGAVGWVTKRLALVRKLLRSLAMSTNLTGPKVVELCHCVQETQDAQLAREMVGSRPCFELRNITLNPVDLDALAFVVSSAGVGIGLDFGACSMELECLDILPSCQHIDFLIFRSRKYDDRFADKLSCILPRLPTLKRFEFICGNLTDVGAAKLASALESCPQITELNFSDNSLTDRGVREIADIFPKLPSLASVSLGRNGCSLESIYILLEKITSSPSIQGLYAEGMKDVSVLFVPSLDMKCSKDKTGLTVSLLNCRFTTDQMNRLCQLLARCPGLSVLDLSGGDFNADTLKALTDSLQELNVSKQIVLNEIPISIDGLMVLTSFLSVCPEVVQVYISLQEPVRSSIFFAGGIEKQHPEMSKKLCLIGCALRPPHLDHLCENLTDCSALTLLDISNNSLGNKGLKKLLDLLPQFSTIQEINVSENAVSMEGVVLLADTLCSHRNMSEVNVSHGGKKLFLKFHSSKRIQSEALRTSPDMEQDKKLSLTHSDIQPTDMTRLCRRLVQCPGLLKLDFSHGSLKDDAIVNLLNILPTMTSLQLLNMSHVQMSTDGVLLLVRSLIDCQRVIAVELRPQGEAFIKFVNMKAEQATCRLTQYTLSSGDVEKLSGILAQCPHLSDLDLSSNLLRDEGVKSFVDSLPRLRIASSVNLNDNRLTQMGALYLLNTVTTCEKVAAVEVSLGTEERSIIRFDQDSDCGKTLSLRECHFGVDHLQRLAEILTRCAAQLVKLRIRNNGLSVQVIEDLVKQLRCGHVQRYISIEEPWITAEAAVNLVSCCLNLNPNIYTIRVNKSTVHITLGECRNPTATSFSGGTSTDMSGSLSTVTISLVDCAVQGHHLVSLQTVFQRCVLLQELDLSLNSIGRVGAELLCSVLPSLASLRILGLESKETSEDVVLLLAEGLLQAKSIESLNLSGHVITDRGAVALTRTLQNFPRLRTINLSLCYGWTPAGALELVRGLGQCLSLEGISLDSVQLDEESTVCLAQGLHAMTSLKRLNLNNKVTMVTGSPWEGATLVLLASLEGLRGMEEVELEGMRMSDKGVEELIKHLPTWTGLRKISLSGNCISDQAGERLVQALTTCTALEELNLSRNNLSLACAAKMGQVLPTFTHFRVLDLSENEIGTKGSVSISKALISMKYLTKIHLTSIGTSELAGVADSLAHCVCAEDVSFAWNDCGDDVAVKLAEVLPQCQKLRRLDLESNSISTIGAEALARSLQSCPSVEVIRLWRNVISTSDAQKLRQREKRLNFSST, encoded by the exons ATGGAAGCAGAGGAAGATGTCCAGACTGTATTGACACAGGAGACCCATGAGCTGGCAGACATTCTGGGCTATCAAGATGATGCACTTCTCGCCATACTCTATGAAATGATGGACAGCAGAGCGCGGGAACGGCTCATGCGCCCTGCCAGCCACAGAGAACGCATCCTGGAGTTGTTGAGCTACTTCAGGACAGCAGACCCTGCTATTTGCCGACAATTTCTTCAAATGGTCTGCATGCACTGCGACATGCCAATGCGTCTGGAATCTCGACTGATGTCTGTGGCCGGATCTGTGACTA GTGATCCTTGGACTACTCCAGCAAGAGAGACCCTATCCCTCTGTGATCCAG AAGAAGTCATTGAAAACAACAGCCATACCCTGGTTGATGAGTATATACCATCTCAAGGTTGGTGTGTAAAACGCCCACGAATAG ACCACGTAGAAAGCTACAAGGCTGCTGTGAGGAGATTTCTACTGCAGAGGTGGGAGAGGGTAATGCAGGGTGTGGTGACGGAGGTTCGCCTGGAAGAGGCCTGGGTCAGTCTGCGCCATAGAACCCATGTTAGACCCAGAGACAGGGCTGATGGAGCTCTGAGCCCCTCAGAGATTCTGCAGGGGGATGAGGGGACTGTGGAGGACAGGGTGACTGTTCACGCCCTCCTGGGTTCAGAAGCCCAGGTCACACTGCTGTTAGGCCAGGCAGGGTCAGGGAAGACACTACTGATGCACTGCCTTGGCCAGAAATGGACACAGGGCGCCTTTCCCTCCTTTCACCTACTGATCCTGCTAGAGTTCCGCCAGCTCAACCTCGTGGCTCGGCCGCTCTCTCTGAAGGAGCTGCTCTTTCGCTTCTTCCTACCACCAGAGGGTGGGGAGGAGGAGTGTACCGCTGTACTTGACTTCATCCTTGAAAACCCTGAGAAAATATGCTTGATCTTTGATGGCTACGATGAGTTTCACACTAAAATCACCCACTCAGGGAAACTGAGCAGCCCATTTGACCCACTGTGCCCGCTCCCCATGGCAGAACTGATCTCGGGCCTGTGCAGTTGCAGAATCCTCCCAGGATGCACTCTGTTGATTACCTGTAGGCCTCGGGATGTGACAGACTTGGAGAGCTCTGTGGACTGCATTGGGGAGCTGCTAGGCTTCAACCAGCGCAGTGTGAAAGAATATGCTGAACAGTACTTCCAGGACAAGGGTCTGAATCTGAAGGAGAAGGCAGTGAGTTATCTACTGGCCAACCACCACCTCCTCACCATGTGTTACCTGCCAGCCCTCTGCCATATCTGCTGTGTGTGCCTGGACCACATATTCTCCAGTGGTGGGTCTCAGCTTTTACCCCAGCTTCCAAACACCCTCACCCAGGTCTACCTCCAGATCCTCTGTGCCTTTCTGAGCCGATGCCCAGGGAGCAGCACACCCCTGTTGCAGAGTCACAGggcagaggtcacactgctggGCCGCCTGGCCATGAGGGGCCTGGAGGGGAGCAAGATCGTGTTCTTGTCTGAAGAGGTTCCACCAGACCTGGTGTACTTCGCCACTAAGGCTGGTCTCCTCTCACAGGTGGACCTGACCCATGAGGATGGATCTAAAGGCCAGGGCTACACATTCATGCACCTCACCATGCAAGAGTTTCTGGGCGCGCTACACATCATGACCAGCGAGGACATCACAGAGGCCCAGCTCAGGAAGAAGTTCAACGTCAAGACCCGCTGGACTACGAAATCAGACCCCAAGACGGTTTTCACTGACTCCCTCCATCTGTATGTTTGTGGGCTTGCTGCACCAGCCTGCTCCTCTTACCTGCTCCAGCTTGTTCGGGGAGTGGGGGCTGTGGGGTGGGTGACGAAACGCCTGGCACTAGTTCGCAAGTTGCTCCGAAGCCTGGCAATGAGCACCAACCTGACTGGGCCGAAGGTGGTGGAGCTGTGCCACTGTGTCCAGGAGACCCAGGATGCCCAGCTGGCCAGGGAGATGGTGGGGTCGCGACCCTGCTTTGAACTAAGGAACATCACATTGAACCCTGTTGATCTGGATGCCCTGGCCTTTGTCGTTTCGTCTGCTGGAGTGGGCATCGGGTTGGACTTTGGAGCCTGTTCTATGGAGCTGGAGTGTCTCGATATTCTACCCAGCTGCCAGCACATTGACTTTCTAAT TTTTCGAAGCCGTAAGTATGATGACAGATTTGCAGATAAACTTTCTTGCATCCTTCCCAGACTACCAACCCTGAAAAGATTTGA GTTTATCTGTGGTAACCTCACTGATGTGGGAGCTGCCAAACTTGCCAGTGCCCTAGAGAGCTGTCCACAGATCACAGAGCTTAA TTTCAGTGACAACAGCCTGACAGACAGAGGAGTCAGGGAGATCGCTGACATCTTTCCCAAGCTGCCCAGTCTGGCCTCTGTCTC GTTGGGGAGGAATGGCTGCTCTTTGGAGAGTATCTACATCCTTCTAGAGAAGATCACTTCCAGCCCCTCCATCCAGGGACTCTATGCTGA GGGAATGAAGGACGTCAGTGTTCTATTTGTCCCAAGCTTAGACATGAAATG TTCTAAGGATAAAACTGGACTGACTGTCAG CCTGTTGAACTGCAGATTCACTACTGACCAGATGAACAGACTGTGTCAGTTGCTAGCGAGATGTCCTGGTCTCTCTGTCCTGGA TCTCTCAGGAGGTGACTTCAATGCTGATACTCTCAAGGCCCTGACTGACTCTCTACAGGAGCTGAACGTCTCCAAACAGATTGT TCTGAATGAGATTCCCATATCTATTGATGGGCTGATGGTTCTGACCAGTTTCCTGTCTGTATGTCCTGAGGTGGTTCAAGTGTACATCAG CCTGCAGGAACCTGTGCGGTCGTCCATATTTTTTGCTGGGGGGATAGAGAAACAACATCCTGAGATGTCTAAGAAACTTTG TCTGATTGGCTGTGCTCTTCGTCCCCCTCACTTGGACCATCTGTGTGAGAATCTGACGGACTGCTCTGCTCTGACTCTGCTGGA TATTTCCAACAATTCTCTGGGAAACAAAGGTCTAAAGAAGTTGTTAGACCTCTTACCTCAGTTTAGCACCATCCAGGAAATCAA TGTCAGTGAGAATGCAGTCAGCATGGAAGGGGTGGTACTGCTAGCTGACACGCTCTGCTCACACAGGAACATGAGCGAAGTGAATGTCAG TCATGGGGGGAAGAAGCTGTTCCTGAAATTCCATTCCAGTAAAAG AATACAATCagaagcactcaggacctcaccAGATATGGAACAGGATAAGAAACTCAG tCTAACTCACAGTGATATCCAGCCCACTGACATGACCAGGCTGTGTAGAAGACTGGTACAGTGTCCCGGCCTACTGAAGCTAGA TTTCTCCCATGGATCCCTGAAGGACGATGCCATTGTAAATCTATTGAATATCCTGCCTACGATGACATCTCTTCAGCTGCTCAA TATGAGCCATGTCCAGATGTCTACGGACGGAGTGTTGTTATTGGTCAGATCTCTGATAGACTGTCAGCGTGTCATAGCTGTGGAACTCAG GCCCCAAGGAGAAGCGTTCATCAAATTTGTCAACATGAAAGCAGAACAAGCAACTTGCAG ACTCACCCAGTACACACTGAGCAGTGGGGATGTGGAGAAACTCTCTGGGATCCTGGCGCAGTGTCCTCATTTGTCTGACCTGGA TTTATCCAGTAACCTCCTGAGAGACGAGGGAGTGAAGAGCTTTGTGGATTCTCTGCCAAGGCTGCGGATTGCCAGCTCAGTGAA TCTTAATGATAACAGACTGACCCAGATGGGGGCGCTCtacctgttgaacacagtgacgACCTGTGAGAAGGTGGCTGCAGTTGAAGTCAG tTTGGGAACTGAGGAGAGGTCGATCATCCGCTTTGACCAGGACAGTGACTGTGGCAAAACTCTGAG TCTGAGAGAGTGTCATTTTGGGGTTGACCATCTGCAGAGACTTGCAGAGATTCTGACACGCTGTGCTGCTCAGTTGGTCAAACTGAG GATAAGAAACAACGGACTGAGTGTTCAGGTGATTGAAGACTTGGTGAAGCAGCTGAGGTGTGGTCACGTCCAACGCTATAtcag TATTGAGGAGCCATGGATCACAGCAGAAGCAGCTGTAAACCTGGTCTCCTGCTGCTTGAACCTGAACCCCAACATATACACCATCAG GGTAAATAAATCCACTGTACACATTACTTTGGGAGAATGTCGAAATCCCACTGCTACCAG TTTCAGTGGTGGCACTTCTACAGAcatgtctggctctctgtctacCGTGACCATAAG CCTGGTAGACTGTGCAGTGCAAGGGCACCACCTAGTGTCTCTGCAGACTGTGTTTCAGAGGTGTGTTCTGCTACAGGAGCTAGA TTTGTCATTGAACAGCATTGGTAGAGTGGGAGCAGAGTtgctctgctctgtcctaccATCCTTAGCTAGTCTGAGGATACTCGG TCTTGAATCAAAAGAAACCTCTGAAGATGTGGTATTGCTCCTTGCCGAGGGGTTGTTGCAGGCTAAAAGCATTGAGAGCTTAAA tttGTCTGGTCATGTGATTACTGACAGAGGAGCTGTAGCTCTGACCAGAACACTCCAAAACTTTCCTCGTCTCAGAACAATCAA tctgTCCCTCTGCTATGGTTGGACACCAGCAGGGGCCTTGGAGCTGGTCAGAGGGCTGGGACAGTGCCTCTCTCTGGAAGGGATCAG ccttgactctgtacagctggatgaggagagcacaGTGTGCCTGGCCCAAGGGCTCCATGCTATGACCTCCTTGAAGAGGCTGAA TCTGAATAATAAAGTTACCATGGTGACTGGATCCCCATGGGAGGGGGCCACTCTGGTCCTGCTGGCCTCTCTGGAGGGGctcagagggatggaggaggttgA GTTGGAGGGGATGAGGATGTCGGATAAAGGAGTGGAGGAGCTTATCAAACACCTGCCCACCTGGACAGGCCTGAGGAAGATCAG CCTGTCAGGAAACTGCATCAGtgaccaagcaggagagaggCTGGTCCAGGCCCTGACAACCTGCACAGCACTGGAGGAGCTCAA TCTGTCCAGGAACAATCTCAGCCTTGCCTGTGCTGCCAAGATGGGACAAGTTCTGCCCACTTTCACTCACTTCAGGGTTCTAGA TCTCTCAGAGAATGAGATTGGTACAAAAGGATCTGTCAGTATCTCCAAAGCCTTGATCTCCATGAAGtatttgacaaagataca CTTGACCTCCATAGGGACTTCAGAGCTTGCTGGTGTGGCTGACAGCCTGGCTCACTGTGTCTGTGCAGAGGATGTCAG TTTTGCGTGGAATGATTGTGGAGATGATGTCGCAGTGAAGCTTGCTGAGGTTTTACCACAATGCCAGAAGCTAAGGAGACTTGA TCTAGAGTCTAACAGTATCAGCACTATTGGAGCAGAGGCACTTGCCAGAAGCTTACAGTCTTGTCCATCAGTTGAAGTGATCAG ACTGTGGAGGAATGTTATTTCTACCAGTGATGCCCAgaaactgagacagagagagaagaggctcAATTTCTCCTCCACATAG
- the nlrc5 gene encoding NLR family, CARD domain containing 5 isoform X1 — MEAEEDVQTVLTQETHELADILGYQDDALLAILYEMMDSRARERLMRPASHRERILELLSYFRTADPAICRQFLQMVCMHCDMPMRLESRLMSVAGSVTSDPWTTPARETLSLCDPEEVIENNSHTLVDEYIPSQGWCVKRPRIDHVESYKAAVRRFLLQRWERVMQGVVTEVRLEEAWVSLRHRTHVRPRDRADGALSPSEILQGDEGTVEDRVTVHALLGSEAQVTLLLGQAGSGKTLLMHCLGQKWTQGAFPSFHLLILLEFRQLNLVARPLSLKELLFRFFLPPEGGEEECTAVLDFILENPEKICLIFDGYDEFHTKITHSGKLSSPFDPLCPLPMAELISGLCSCRILPGCTLLITCRPRDVTDLESSVDCIGELLGFNQRSVKEYAEQYFQDKGLNLKEKAVSYLLANHHLLTMCYLPALCHICCVCLDHIFSSGGSQLLPQLPNTLTQVYLQILCAFLSRCPGSSTPLLQSHRAEVTLLGRLAMRGLEGSKIVFLSEEVPPDLVYFATKAGLLSQVDLTHEDGSKGQGYTFMHLTMQEFLGALHIMTSEDITEAQLRKKFNVKTRWTTKSDPKTVFTDSLHLYVCGLAAPACSSYLLQLVRGVGAVGWVTKRLALVRKLLRSLAMSTNLTGPKVVELCHCVQETQDAQLAREMVGSRPCFELRNITLNPVDLDALAFVVSSAGVGIGLDFGACSMELECLDILPSCQHIDFLIFRSRKYDDRFADKLSCILPRLPTLKRFEFICGNLTDVGAAKLASALESCPQITELNFSDNSLTDRGVREIADIFPKLPSLASVSLGRNGCSLESIYILLEKITSSPSIQGLYAEGMKDVSVLFVPSLDMKCSKDKTGLTVSLLNCRFTTDQMNRLCQLLARCPGLSVLDLSGGDFNADTLKALTDSLQELNVSKQIVLNEIPISIDGLMVLTSFLSVCPEVVQVYISLQEPVRSSIFFAGGIEKQHPEMSKKLCLIGCALRPPHLDHLCENLTDCSALTLLDISNNSLGNKGLKKLLDLLPQFSTIQEINVSENAVSMEGVVLLADTLCSHRNMSEVNVSHGGKKLFLKFHSSKRIQSEALRTSPDMEQDKKLSLTHSDIQPTDMTRLCRRLVQCPGLLKLDFSHGSLKDDAIVNLLNILPTMTSLQLLNMSHVQMSTDGVLLLVRSLIDCQRVIAVELRPQGEAFIKFVNMKAEQATCRLTQYTLSSGDVEKLSGILAQCPHLSDLDLSSNLLRDEGVKSFVDSLPRLRIASSVNLNDNRLTQMGALYLLNTVTTCEKVAAVEVSLGTEERSIIRFDQDSDCGKTLSLRECHFGVDHLQRLAEILTRCAAQLVKLRLSCNTLQREGLLALQNSLTTLSSLRTLEIRNNGLSVQVIEDLVKQLRCGHVQRYISIEEPWITAEAAVNLVSCCLNLNPNIYTIRVNKSTVHITLGECRNPTATSFSGGTSTDMSGSLSTVTISLVDCAVQGHHLVSLQTVFQRCVLLQELDLSLNSIGRVGAELLCSVLPSLASLRILGLESKETSEDVVLLLAEGLLQAKSIESLNLSGHVITDRGAVALTRTLQNFPRLRTINLSLCYGWTPAGALELVRGLGQCLSLEGISLDSVQLDEESTVCLAQGLHAMTSLKRLNLNNKVTMVTGSPWEGATLVLLASLEGLRGMEEVELEGMRMSDKGVEELIKHLPTWTGLRKISLSGNCISDQAGERLVQALTTCTALEELNLSRNNLSLACAAKMGQVLPTFTHFRVLDLSENEIGTKGSVSISKALISMKYLTKIHLTSIGTSELAGVADSLAHCVCAEDVSFAWNDCGDDVAVKLAEVLPQCQKLRRLDLESNSISTIGAEALARSLQSCPSVEVIRLWRNVISTSDAQKLRQREKRLNFSST, encoded by the exons ATGGAAGCAGAGGAAGATGTCCAGACTGTATTGACACAGGAGACCCATGAGCTGGCAGACATTCTGGGCTATCAAGATGATGCACTTCTCGCCATACTCTATGAAATGATGGACAGCAGAGCGCGGGAACGGCTCATGCGCCCTGCCAGCCACAGAGAACGCATCCTGGAGTTGTTGAGCTACTTCAGGACAGCAGACCCTGCTATTTGCCGACAATTTCTTCAAATGGTCTGCATGCACTGCGACATGCCAATGCGTCTGGAATCTCGACTGATGTCTGTGGCCGGATCTGTGACTA GTGATCCTTGGACTACTCCAGCAAGAGAGACCCTATCCCTCTGTGATCCAG AAGAAGTCATTGAAAACAACAGCCATACCCTGGTTGATGAGTATATACCATCTCAAGGTTGGTGTGTAAAACGCCCACGAATAG ACCACGTAGAAAGCTACAAGGCTGCTGTGAGGAGATTTCTACTGCAGAGGTGGGAGAGGGTAATGCAGGGTGTGGTGACGGAGGTTCGCCTGGAAGAGGCCTGGGTCAGTCTGCGCCATAGAACCCATGTTAGACCCAGAGACAGGGCTGATGGAGCTCTGAGCCCCTCAGAGATTCTGCAGGGGGATGAGGGGACTGTGGAGGACAGGGTGACTGTTCACGCCCTCCTGGGTTCAGAAGCCCAGGTCACACTGCTGTTAGGCCAGGCAGGGTCAGGGAAGACACTACTGATGCACTGCCTTGGCCAGAAATGGACACAGGGCGCCTTTCCCTCCTTTCACCTACTGATCCTGCTAGAGTTCCGCCAGCTCAACCTCGTGGCTCGGCCGCTCTCTCTGAAGGAGCTGCTCTTTCGCTTCTTCCTACCACCAGAGGGTGGGGAGGAGGAGTGTACCGCTGTACTTGACTTCATCCTTGAAAACCCTGAGAAAATATGCTTGATCTTTGATGGCTACGATGAGTTTCACACTAAAATCACCCACTCAGGGAAACTGAGCAGCCCATTTGACCCACTGTGCCCGCTCCCCATGGCAGAACTGATCTCGGGCCTGTGCAGTTGCAGAATCCTCCCAGGATGCACTCTGTTGATTACCTGTAGGCCTCGGGATGTGACAGACTTGGAGAGCTCTGTGGACTGCATTGGGGAGCTGCTAGGCTTCAACCAGCGCAGTGTGAAAGAATATGCTGAACAGTACTTCCAGGACAAGGGTCTGAATCTGAAGGAGAAGGCAGTGAGTTATCTACTGGCCAACCACCACCTCCTCACCATGTGTTACCTGCCAGCCCTCTGCCATATCTGCTGTGTGTGCCTGGACCACATATTCTCCAGTGGTGGGTCTCAGCTTTTACCCCAGCTTCCAAACACCCTCACCCAGGTCTACCTCCAGATCCTCTGTGCCTTTCTGAGCCGATGCCCAGGGAGCAGCACACCCCTGTTGCAGAGTCACAGggcagaggtcacactgctggGCCGCCTGGCCATGAGGGGCCTGGAGGGGAGCAAGATCGTGTTCTTGTCTGAAGAGGTTCCACCAGACCTGGTGTACTTCGCCACTAAGGCTGGTCTCCTCTCACAGGTGGACCTGACCCATGAGGATGGATCTAAAGGCCAGGGCTACACATTCATGCACCTCACCATGCAAGAGTTTCTGGGCGCGCTACACATCATGACCAGCGAGGACATCACAGAGGCCCAGCTCAGGAAGAAGTTCAACGTCAAGACCCGCTGGACTACGAAATCAGACCCCAAGACGGTTTTCACTGACTCCCTCCATCTGTATGTTTGTGGGCTTGCTGCACCAGCCTGCTCCTCTTACCTGCTCCAGCTTGTTCGGGGAGTGGGGGCTGTGGGGTGGGTGACGAAACGCCTGGCACTAGTTCGCAAGTTGCTCCGAAGCCTGGCAATGAGCACCAACCTGACTGGGCCGAAGGTGGTGGAGCTGTGCCACTGTGTCCAGGAGACCCAGGATGCCCAGCTGGCCAGGGAGATGGTGGGGTCGCGACCCTGCTTTGAACTAAGGAACATCACATTGAACCCTGTTGATCTGGATGCCCTGGCCTTTGTCGTTTCGTCTGCTGGAGTGGGCATCGGGTTGGACTTTGGAGCCTGTTCTATGGAGCTGGAGTGTCTCGATATTCTACCCAGCTGCCAGCACATTGACTTTCTAAT TTTTCGAAGCCGTAAGTATGATGACAGATTTGCAGATAAACTTTCTTGCATCCTTCCCAGACTACCAACCCTGAAAAGATTTGA GTTTATCTGTGGTAACCTCACTGATGTGGGAGCTGCCAAACTTGCCAGTGCCCTAGAGAGCTGTCCACAGATCACAGAGCTTAA TTTCAGTGACAACAGCCTGACAGACAGAGGAGTCAGGGAGATCGCTGACATCTTTCCCAAGCTGCCCAGTCTGGCCTCTGTCTC GTTGGGGAGGAATGGCTGCTCTTTGGAGAGTATCTACATCCTTCTAGAGAAGATCACTTCCAGCCCCTCCATCCAGGGACTCTATGCTGA GGGAATGAAGGACGTCAGTGTTCTATTTGTCCCAAGCTTAGACATGAAATG TTCTAAGGATAAAACTGGACTGACTGTCAG CCTGTTGAACTGCAGATTCACTACTGACCAGATGAACAGACTGTGTCAGTTGCTAGCGAGATGTCCTGGTCTCTCTGTCCTGGA TCTCTCAGGAGGTGACTTCAATGCTGATACTCTCAAGGCCCTGACTGACTCTCTACAGGAGCTGAACGTCTCCAAACAGATTGT TCTGAATGAGATTCCCATATCTATTGATGGGCTGATGGTTCTGACCAGTTTCCTGTCTGTATGTCCTGAGGTGGTTCAAGTGTACATCAG CCTGCAGGAACCTGTGCGGTCGTCCATATTTTTTGCTGGGGGGATAGAGAAACAACATCCTGAGATGTCTAAGAAACTTTG TCTGATTGGCTGTGCTCTTCGTCCCCCTCACTTGGACCATCTGTGTGAGAATCTGACGGACTGCTCTGCTCTGACTCTGCTGGA TATTTCCAACAATTCTCTGGGAAACAAAGGTCTAAAGAAGTTGTTAGACCTCTTACCTCAGTTTAGCACCATCCAGGAAATCAA TGTCAGTGAGAATGCAGTCAGCATGGAAGGGGTGGTACTGCTAGCTGACACGCTCTGCTCACACAGGAACATGAGCGAAGTGAATGTCAG TCATGGGGGGAAGAAGCTGTTCCTGAAATTCCATTCCAGTAAAAG AATACAATCagaagcactcaggacctcaccAGATATGGAACAGGATAAGAAACTCAG tCTAACTCACAGTGATATCCAGCCCACTGACATGACCAGGCTGTGTAGAAGACTGGTACAGTGTCCCGGCCTACTGAAGCTAGA TTTCTCCCATGGATCCCTGAAGGACGATGCCATTGTAAATCTATTGAATATCCTGCCTACGATGACATCTCTTCAGCTGCTCAA TATGAGCCATGTCCAGATGTCTACGGACGGAGTGTTGTTATTGGTCAGATCTCTGATAGACTGTCAGCGTGTCATAGCTGTGGAACTCAG GCCCCAAGGAGAAGCGTTCATCAAATTTGTCAACATGAAAGCAGAACAAGCAACTTGCAG ACTCACCCAGTACACACTGAGCAGTGGGGATGTGGAGAAACTCTCTGGGATCCTGGCGCAGTGTCCTCATTTGTCTGACCTGGA TTTATCCAGTAACCTCCTGAGAGACGAGGGAGTGAAGAGCTTTGTGGATTCTCTGCCAAGGCTGCGGATTGCCAGCTCAGTGAA TCTTAATGATAACAGACTGACCCAGATGGGGGCGCTCtacctgttgaacacagtgacgACCTGTGAGAAGGTGGCTGCAGTTGAAGTCAG tTTGGGAACTGAGGAGAGGTCGATCATCCGCTTTGACCAGGACAGTGACTGTGGCAAAACTCTGAG TCTGAGAGAGTGTCATTTTGGGGTTGACCATCTGCAGAGACTTGCAGAGATTCTGACACGCTGTGCTGCTCAGTTGGTCAAACTGAG GTTATCCTGTAACACCCTGCAGAGAGAAGGCCTACTGGCTCTGCAGAACAGCCTGACTACCCTGTCCTCATTACGCACCCTGGA GATAAGAAACAACGGACTGAGTGTTCAGGTGATTGAAGACTTGGTGAAGCAGCTGAGGTGTGGTCACGTCCAACGCTATAtcag TATTGAGGAGCCATGGATCACAGCAGAAGCAGCTGTAAACCTGGTCTCCTGCTGCTTGAACCTGAACCCCAACATATACACCATCAG GGTAAATAAATCCACTGTACACATTACTTTGGGAGAATGTCGAAATCCCACTGCTACCAG TTTCAGTGGTGGCACTTCTACAGAcatgtctggctctctgtctacCGTGACCATAAG CCTGGTAGACTGTGCAGTGCAAGGGCACCACCTAGTGTCTCTGCAGACTGTGTTTCAGAGGTGTGTTCTGCTACAGGAGCTAGA TTTGTCATTGAACAGCATTGGTAGAGTGGGAGCAGAGTtgctctgctctgtcctaccATCCTTAGCTAGTCTGAGGATACTCGG TCTTGAATCAAAAGAAACCTCTGAAGATGTGGTATTGCTCCTTGCCGAGGGGTTGTTGCAGGCTAAAAGCATTGAGAGCTTAAA tttGTCTGGTCATGTGATTACTGACAGAGGAGCTGTAGCTCTGACCAGAACACTCCAAAACTTTCCTCGTCTCAGAACAATCAA tctgTCCCTCTGCTATGGTTGGACACCAGCAGGGGCCTTGGAGCTGGTCAGAGGGCTGGGACAGTGCCTCTCTCTGGAAGGGATCAG ccttgactctgtacagctggatgaggagagcacaGTGTGCCTGGCCCAAGGGCTCCATGCTATGACCTCCTTGAAGAGGCTGAA TCTGAATAATAAAGTTACCATGGTGACTGGATCCCCATGGGAGGGGGCCACTCTGGTCCTGCTGGCCTCTCTGGAGGGGctcagagggatggaggaggttgA GTTGGAGGGGATGAGGATGTCGGATAAAGGAGTGGAGGAGCTTATCAAACACCTGCCCACCTGGACAGGCCTGAGGAAGATCAG CCTGTCAGGAAACTGCATCAGtgaccaagcaggagagaggCTGGTCCAGGCCCTGACAACCTGCACAGCACTGGAGGAGCTCAA TCTGTCCAGGAACAATCTCAGCCTTGCCTGTGCTGCCAAGATGGGACAAGTTCTGCCCACTTTCACTCACTTCAGGGTTCTAGA TCTCTCAGAGAATGAGATTGGTACAAAAGGATCTGTCAGTATCTCCAAAGCCTTGATCTCCATGAAGtatttgacaaagataca CTTGACCTCCATAGGGACTTCAGAGCTTGCTGGTGTGGCTGACAGCCTGGCTCACTGTGTCTGTGCAGAGGATGTCAG TTTTGCGTGGAATGATTGTGGAGATGATGTCGCAGTGAAGCTTGCTGAGGTTTTACCACAATGCCAGAAGCTAAGGAGACTTGA TCTAGAGTCTAACAGTATCAGCACTATTGGAGCAGAGGCACTTGCCAGAAGCTTACAGTCTTGTCCATCAGTTGAAGTGATCAG ACTGTGGAGGAATGTTATTTCTACCAGTGATGCCCAgaaactgagacagagagagaagaggctcAATTTCTCCTCCACATAG